The Musa acuminata AAA Group cultivar baxijiao chromosome BXJ1-3, Cavendish_Baxijiao_AAA, whole genome shotgun sequence genome window below encodes:
- the LOC103979829 gene encoding ninja-family protein 6, whose product MDSLSRDFLRSFAGNGYGDEPLEATEGESDEIELSLGLSLGGCFGVDPKGKKLVRSSSIASFSSLNTEPGFRATHAAAALTRASSLPVEVEEERQKRKEVQSLRRLEAKRKRLERRNSIRSGAAKPGEKPNEDVNGGKESPAVAAEQMAVDNGHLGSLGGARNGFPPPGLPSGPAAWKRAADMAGCFPPISQGSIGSQGSCSTGAGGVDGRPPQETKNSVRGDEEQVVAGRANGVKEMERRMMEKMPFVSTKGDGPNGRRIEGFLYKYGRGEEVRIVCVCHGSFLTPAEFVKHAGGGDVANPLRHIVVNSSPFL is encoded by the exons ATGGATAGTTTGTCGAGGGATTTCCTGCGGAGCTTCGCTGGAAATGGCTACGGCGACGAGCCCTTGGAGGCGACGGAAGGGGAGTCCGACGAGATCGAGCTCAGCCTCGGGCTTTCCCTCGGTGGGTGCTTCGGCGTGGACCCAAAGGGGAAGAAGCTGGTCCGCTCGTCTTCGATCGCGTCCTTCTCGTCGCTGAATACTGAGCCCGGGTTCCGGGCGACCCACGCCGCTGCCGCTCTGACGAGGGCGAGCTCACTTCCGGTGGAGGTCGAGGAGGAACGGCAGAAGCGGAAGGAGGTCCAGAGCTTGAGAAGGTTGGAGGCGAAGAGGAAGAGATTGGAGAGGAGGAATTCGATCAGGTCGGGGGCAGCAAAGCCCGGAGAAAAACCGAATGAAGATGTCAACGGAGGAAAGGAATCACCGGCGGTGGCGGCGGAGCAAATGGCGGTCGATAATGGCCACCTTGGATCACTGGGAGGCGCAAGAAATGGATTTCCTCCTCCCGGCTTGCCATCGGGGCCGGCTGCTTGGAAAAGGGCGGCAGACATGGCCGGCTGCTTTCCGCCAATCTCACAGGGGTCTATTGGATCACAGGGGAGCTGCTCCACCGGCGCCGGCGGCGTCGACGGTCGGCCACCGCAAG AGACCAAGAACTCTGTAAGAGGAGACGAAGAGCAGGTGGTGGCTGGGAGAGCCAATGGGGTgaaggagatggagaggagaatgatGGAGAAGATGCCGTTTGTGTCCACCAAGGGAGACGGGCCTAATGGAAGGAGAATTGAAGGCTTCCTGTACAAGTACGGGAGGGGGGAGGAAGTCAGGATAGTGTGCGTCTGCCATGGCAGCTTTCTCACCCCTGCGGAGTTCGTCAAGCACGCCGGCGGTGGCGATGTCGCCAACCCTCTCCGCCACATTGTGGTCAACTCCTCCCCGTTCTTGTGA
- the LOC103979828 gene encoding uncharacterized protein LOC103979828, producing MEKYFGNAYRGDPGVPHTDPERFVNIWIGSVAFSALTWINPYMWQLSNQFNWHDKAMMFEHYHWKKAMKKNEPYQFKWNKYMTKPLRDSYYHNWPVYFP from the exons ATGGAGAAGTATTTTGGGAATGCCTATCGCGGAGATCCGGGTGTTCCCCACACGGATCCAGAGCGGTTCGTGAACATATGGATCGGGTCCGTGGCCTTCTCCGCCCTCACCTGGATCAACCCTTACATGTGGCAGCTCTCCAACCAGTTCAA CTGGCATGACAAGGCTATGATGTTTGAACACTACCATTGGAAGAAAGCCATGAAGAAGAATGAACCATATCAATTCAAG TGGAACAAGTACATGACCAAACCACTGCGTGATTCATACTACCACAACTGGCCAGTTTACTTCCCCTAG
- the LOC103979826 gene encoding uncharacterized protein LOC103979826, protein MAEKGGGGFEGGGGGERWKAALVNISEIGTNVESLQKILVKKAVFVDEETFAKASLTSEQGRTIKALEQRVEALERELDAAIAAAARARTEKRQAEAAQRAAELRAKDLTRELENTTNVFKLHMEELRSQKEEISKKQSEIKVLEATVLTLSRNDTSAED, encoded by the exons ATGGCGGAGAAGGGCGGCGGCGGTTTCGAAGGCGGTGGTGGAGGCGAGAGGTGGAAGGCGGCCCTCGTGAACATATCGGAGATTGGGACGAATGTAGAGTCACTGCAGAAGATCCTCGTCAAGAAGGCCGTCTTCGTGGACGAAGAGACTTTCGCCAAGGCTTCCCTCACCTCCGAGCAAGGTCGCACAATCAAG GCTCTTGAACAGAGGGTAGAGGCTTTGGAAAGAGAACTTGATGCTGCAATTGCTGCAGCAGCTCGTGCACGTACGGAAAAAAGACAGGCTGAGGCAGCACAGCGAGCTGCTGAATTACGTGCTAAAGATCTTACAAGAGAGCTTGAAAATACTACAA ATGTGTTTAAGCTACACATGGAAGAACTGCGCTCCCAGAAGGAGGAGATTTCAAAGAAACAAAGTGAGATCAAAGTTTTGGAAGCTACGGTACTGACGTTAAGTAGAAATGACACGAGTGCAGAGGATTAA
- the LOC103979825 gene encoding uncharacterized protein LOC103979825: MWWELVHADAEAEETADQGASEAGGICGPGVRWGHTCNAVRGGRYLYVFGGYGRDNCQTNDVHVFDTVQQSWSKPMLKGVPPSPRDSHSCTTVGDKLFVFGGTDGKNPLKDMHILDTSSNTWIVPNLNGEGPDAREGHTAVLVDKRLFIFGGCGKSVTHEEKYFNDLYILDTETLTWERAVTSGTPPSARDCHSCSSWKNKIIVLGGEDSSDFYLADVHILNADTLAWEPMKTAGKIFPPRAGHTTVALGSNLFVFGGFTDARNLYDDLYVLNVESRSWSKVIPENRGPSARFSVAGDCLDERKGIIVFLGGCNKSLEALDDMYYLHTDMPVLNGLCDQRPAKLSIRRELRKKCRQDYLPSQRILKNNYFLKKQMISDSLHADHLRETDQAGTMISDLKPTGEITFEARVTNSNKYGYAIETIIDGKLLHGMLFSCTSNLSQDNHAYHKKRVAVDNMSDKGNMDRPICVANAPVEVRKSSDHGQPNSSSAKESTVCRPLVEAPSSNLMNSTLVKASWNVDQSSRMFMDTVNNDASDGAKPPNDRTFSGNLSISAEAQSSLLIQGYKEQGTTASNGQTT; encoded by the exons ATGTGGTGGGAGTTGGTGCACGCAGACGCGGAAGCGGAGGAGACCGCCGACCAGGGGGCGTCGGAGGCTGGCGGGATCTGCGGCCCGGGCGTCCGGTGGGGCCACACCTGCAACGCCGTCAGGGGAGGGAGGTACCTCTACGTCTTCGGCGGTTACGGCCGCGACAACTGCCAGACCAACGATGTTCACGTCTTTGACACCG TTCAGCAGTCATGGAGCAAACCCATGTTGAAGGGTGTTCCACCCTCACCAAGGGATAGCCACAGTTGTACCACTGTTGGTGATAAATTGTTTGTCTTTGGGGGAACGGATGGAAAGAACCCTCTCAAGGACATGCATATTCTGGACACCT CATCAAACACGTGGATTGTGCCAAACTTAAATGGTGAGGGACCAGATGCACGTGAAGGACATACTGCTGTGCTTGTTGACAAGAGGCTTTTCATTTTTGGTGGCTGTGGCAAATCTGTGACTCATGAAGAGAAGTATTTTAATGATCTTTACATATTGGATACAG AGACACTAACTTGGGAACGTGCTGTAACTTCTGGCACTCCACCTTCTGCCCGTGATTGTCATAGCTGCTCATCGTGGAAGAACAAAATCATAGTCCTTGGTGGTGAAGATTCTTCAGATTTCTATTTAGCTGATGTTCACATACTAAATGCAG ACACACTTGCATGGGAGCCTATGAAAACTGCAGGAAAGATATTTCCACCACGTGCTGGGCATACAACTGTGGCGCTTGGAAGTAACTTATTTGTGTTTGGGGGTTTTACAGATGCTAGAAACCTTTATGATGACCTTTATGTCCTAAATGTTG AAAGTCGTTCTTGGAGCAAAGTCATACCAGAAAACCGGGGCCCCTCTGCTCGATTTTCAGTAGCCGGTGACTGCTTGGATGAAAGAAAAGGAATTATAGTCTTCCTGGGTGGATGTAATAAATCACTTGAGGCACTTGATGACATGTATTACTTGCATACAG ATATGCCAGTTCTGAATGGACTATGTGATCAGAGACCCGCAAAGCTCTCAATAAGGAGAGAGTTGAGGAAAAAGTGCCGACAAGATTATCTTCCCAGTCAAAGAATATtaaagaataattattttttgaagAAGCAGATGATCTCTGATTCCTTACACGCTGACCATCTGCGAGAAACTGATCAGGCAG GCACAATGATATCTGATCTGAAGCCAACTGGAGAAATTACATTTGAGGCCAGAGTTACGAATTCAAACAAATATGGATATGCAATTGAAACAATCATTGATGGAAAATTGCTCCATGGCATGTTGTTCTCTTGCACATCAAACCTTAGCCAAGATAATCACGCTTACCACAAAAA GAGAGTAGCTGTTGACAACATGAGTGATAAAGGGAACATGGACCGACCTATTTGTGTAGCCAATGCACCAGTTGAGGTAAGGAAAAGCTCAGACCATGGGCAGCCTAATAGTTCCAGTGCAAAAGAATCAACAGTATGTAGGCCATTGGTCGAAGCTCCAAGTTCAAATTTGATGAATTCAACTCTTGTAAAG GCCTCATGGAATGTAGATCAGTCATCTAGAATGTTTATGGACACGGTGAATAATGATGCCTCTGACGGTGCAAAGCCTCCAAATGATCGGACCTTCTCTGGGAATTTGTCAATTTCAGCTGAAGCACAATCCTCATTATTGATTCAAG GCTATAAAGAGCAGGGCACGACCGCAAGTAATGGACAGACAACGTAG
- the LOC135634557 gene encoding truncated transcription factor CAULIFLOWER A-like, producing MGRGRVQLKRIENKINRQVTFSKRRSGLLKKAHEISVLCDAEVALVIFSPKGKLYEYSTNSSMEKLLQRYYESSYAERALVEADPRSQVSWCHEYGKLKAKVEALQKRQRQLMGEELEALTLKELQQLERQLDTSLRLMRSRKNHLLFDSIEELQRKASSTDYARSGITSFIFSYILRSCVFFLSIIYLILSLIMMAMSATIIRYELGLCFGCLT from the exons ATGGGGAGGGGGAGGGTGCAGCTGAAGCGGATCGAGAACAAGATCAATCGGCAGGTGACGTTCTCGAAGCGGCGGTCGGGGCTGCTGAAGAAGGCGCACGAGATCTCCGTCCTCTGCGACGCCGAGGTCGCCCTCGTCATCTTCTCTCCCAAGGGGAAGCTCTACGAGTACTCCACCAACTCCAG CATGGAAAAGCTTCTTCAACGTTACTATGAATCTTCATATGCAGAACGAGCTCTCGTAGAAGCAGATCCTCGATCGCAG GTAAGTTGGTGCCATGAGTATGGAAAGTTGAAGGCCAAGGTAGAGGCTCTACAAAAGAGACAAAG GCAGCTCATGGGAGAAGAACTGGAAGCTTTGACTCTTAAAGAACTCCAGCAGCTGGAACGACAGCTTGATACATCTTTAAGGCTCATGAGATCAAGAAAG AATCACTTGCTGTTTGATTCAATCGAGGAGCTTCAAAGAAAGGCAAGTTCAACAGACTATGCTAGAAGTGGGATTACATCGTTCATTTTCTCTTATATTCTCAGATCTTGTGTCTTCTTTTTATCCATTATCTATTTGATTTTGTCATTGATTATGATGGCCATGTCTGCTACGATCATAAGGTATGAATTGGGGTTATGTTTTGGATGCTTAACTTAG
- the LOC103979823 gene encoding ACT domain-containing protein ACR4, with protein sequence MDGDLSSSWDSDDEYEKFIRRMNPPRVVVDNDSCADATVIKVDSANKHGILLEVVQVLMDLNLIITKAYISSDGGWFMDVFNVRDRDGNKIGEEMKLNEINDFIRKSLGEESSYIPSRRRSIDFMPSSDHTSIELTGTDRPGLLSEVCAVLSDLECNVVNAEVWTHNTRAAAVMQVSDKGTGTAIADTEKLSRIKKLLYNVLKGSNKSREAKTAVSVGATHTERRLHQMMFDDRDYERSGEDDGNVCHRPKVTVVNWFDKDYSMVTIRCKDRPKLLFDTVCTLTDMQYVVFHGNVDAEGPEAYQEYYIRHIDGSPVNSEAERQRVIQCLEAAIERRVSEGLKLELCTSDRMGLLSDVTRIFRENGLTVTRAEVTTKGGKVFNIFYVRDAAGNSVDPKTLDDIRAEIGQTVLQVKGHSDHLKSPQESPTRFLLGSLFKSKSLYNLGLIRSYT encoded by the exons ATGG ATGGAGATTTGAGTTCTTCGTGGGACAGCGACGACGAGTACGAGAAATTCATCCGAAGAATGAACCCTCCAAG GGTTGTCGTCGACAATGATTCTTGCGCAGACGCAACGGTTATTAAG GTTGATAGCGCAAACAAACATGGGATTCTTTTGGAAGTAGTTCAGGTCCTTATGGACCTCAATCTCATCATCACCAAGGCTTACATATCCTCGGACGGAGGATGGTTTATGGATG TATTCAACGTGAGGGATCGGGATGGGAATAAAATTGGGGAAGAAATGAAGCTGAATGAGATAAATGATTTCATTCGCAAG TCCCTGGGGGAAGAATCTTCTTATATTCCGTCGCGAAGGAGATCCATAGATTTCATGCCTTCCTCCGATCACACATCCATAGAATTGACCGGGACAGATCGGCCTGGCTTGCTCTCGGAAGTGTGTGCGGTTCTCAGTGATCTAGAGTGCAATGTGGTGAACGCGGAGGTGTGGACACACAATACTAGGGCGGCGGCGGTGATGCAAGTGAGCGACAAGGGGACGGGCACAGCTATTGCGGACACGGAAAAGCTGTCTAGAATTAAGAAGCTCCTTTACAATGTGCTCAAAGGGAGCAATAAGAGCAGGGAAGCCAAGACGGCAGTGTCTGTGGGAGCCACTCACACAGAGCGGAGACTCCATCAGATGATGTTTGACGATAGGGATTACGAGAGATCCGGTGAGGATGATGGGAATGTGTGTCACCGACCAAAGGTTACTGTCGTTAATTGGTTCGACAAGGATTATTCGATGGTCACAATACGATGTAAGGATCGACCAAAGCTTCTTTTCGATACGGTTTGCACTTTGACGGATATGCAGTATGTGGTTTTCCATGGAAATGTGGATGCAGAGGGCCCAGAAGCTTATCAG GAGTACTATATTAGGCACATTGATGGGTCCCCAGTTAACTCAGAAGCTGAGAGGCAGCGAGTGATCCAATGCCTTGAGGCAGCCATAGAGAGGAGAGTATCCGAG GGTCTGAAGCTGGAGTTGTGTACGAGTGATCGAATGGGCTTGTTATCGGATGTCACAAGAATATTCCGCGAGAACGGTCTGACCGTCACAAGAGCAGAAGTGACCACAAAAGGAGGCAAAGTCTTCAACATATTTTATGTCCGCGATGCTGCTGGTAACTCGGTTGATCCAAAGACCCTTGATGACATACGAGCAGAGATCGGCCAGACGGTGCTCCAAGTGAAAGGCCACTCAGATCACCTCAAATCCCCACAGGAATCTCCTACCCGATTCCTGCTCGGCAGTTTATTCAAATCCAAATCTCTCTACAATCTCGGATTAATCAGGTCTTACACTTAG
- the LOC135634574 gene encoding protein PYRICULARIA ORYZAE RESISTANCE 21-like codes for MAEKISTLILKVNLGCHLCYKKIRKTLRKLQDKENIKSISYDEKNGTVTISGPFDPHRLAKKLKCKACKVIEGIQIKEEKEKKPDEKQKAEAAKPADKSKEEPKQKKDDAGKKDEPEKKKAEPEKKKAEPEPEGLPVVLTPYLWPPPGPVLCCPGPYYESYYGGTRCCSCEKVTNPPPPPPAYGGPYYPLPCEIVCEEDSSTPCSVM; via the exons ATGGCAGAAAAG ATCTCAACGTTGATCTTAAAAGTTAATCTCGGCTGCCACCTTTGTTACAAGAAGATAAGAAAGACCCTGCGCAAGCTCCAAG ATAAGGAGAACATCAAAAGCATATCCTACGATGAGAAGAACGGGACGGTGACGATCTCCGGCCCCTTCGATCCCCATAGGCTGGCCAAGAAGCTCAAGTGCAAGGCATGCAAGGTGATCGAGGGCATCCAGATCaaggaggaaaaggagaagaaaccGGACGAGAAGCAGAAAGCCGAGGCAGCCAAACCGGCCGACAAGTCCAAGGAGGAGCCGAAGCAGAAGAAAGATGATGCGGGGAAGAAGGATGAGCCGGAGAAGAAGAAGGCAGAGCCGGAGAAGAAGAAGGCGGAGCCGGAGCCGGAGGGGCTACCGGTGGTGCTGACTCCTTACCTGTGGCCACCACCGGGCCCGGTCCTGTGCTGCCCCGGGCCATACTACGAGAGCTACTACGGAGGCACCAGGTGCTGCTCCTGCGAGAAGGTGAccaaccctcctcctcctccgccggccTACGGTGGGCCCTACTATCCATTACCTTGCGAAATCGTCTGTGAAGAGGACTCATCGACGCCATGCAGCGTGATGTGA
- the LOC135634568 gene encoding heavy metal-associated isoprenylated plant protein 7-like, with the protein MGEEQKEEENKEEAAEEEPPEIVLKVDMHCEGCARKVERSLRRFEGVEDVKTDCKSRTVVIKGKAADPAKICERIQKKTGKKVELISPLPKPPEEEEEKKEEAEAPPEETKEEPKPITVILKVRMHCERCAQVLQKRIKKMDGVESVATDLASSQVIVTGFIDPVTLAENVHRRTRKQASIVPEEEKEEEGEKKDDNGDEEKMREEEDEKKEEEGTKDDISKYEYWPSSRDYVEYAYTPQTFSDENPNACSVM; encoded by the exons ATGGGCGAA GagcaaaaggaagaagagaacaaAGAAGAGGCAGCAGAGGAGGAGCCCCCGGAGATTGTTCTCAAAGTGGACATGCACTGCGAGGGCTGTGCAAGAAAAGTTGAGCGATCGCTAAGACGATTCGAAG GTGTGGAGGATGTGAAGACAGACTGCAAGTCTCGAACAGTGGTGATCAAGGGGAAGGCAGCGGATCCAGCAAAGATATGTGAGAGAATTCAGAAGAAGACAGGCAAGAAGGTCGAGCTCATCTCTCCCCTCCCAAAACcccccgaggaggaggaggagaagaaagaggaggccGAAGCCCCACCAGAAGAGACGAAAGAAGAG CCGAAGCCGATCACGGTCATTCTCAAGGTCAGAATGCACTGCGAGAGGTGTGCTCAAGTGCTGCAGAAGCGCATCAAGAAGATGGACG GTGTGGAGTCGGTGGCCACGGACTTGGCCAGCAGTCAAGTGATCGTCACAGGATTCATAGACCCAGTGACATTGGCGGAGAACGTGCACAGGAGGACGAGGAAGCAGGCTTCCATCGTgccggaggaggagaaggaggaagagGGGGAGAAGAAGGACGACAATGGCGACGAGGAAAAGATgcgagaggaggaggatgagaagaaagaagaggagggaacGAAGGACGACATCAGCAAGTACGAGTATTGGCCTTCTTCTCGGGACTATGTGGAGTACGCTTATACGCCTCAAACCTTCAGTGACGAGAACCCCAATGCTTGCTCTGTTATGTAA